The following are encoded in a window of Eschrichtius robustus isolate mEscRob2 chromosome 1, mEscRob2.pri, whole genome shotgun sequence genomic DNA:
- the NEK9 gene encoding serine/threonine-protein kinase Nek9 isoform X2, with the protein MSVLGEYERHCDSLNSDFGSESVGGGDSGPGPSAGPGPRAGGGAAEQEELHYIPIRILGRGAFGEATLYRRTEDDSLVVWKEVDLTRLSEKERRDALNEIVILALLQHDNIIAYYNHFMDNTTLLIELEYCNGGNLYDKILRQKDKLFEEEMVVWYLFQIVSAVSCIHKAGILHRDIKTLNIFLTKANLIKLGDYGLAKKLNSEYSMAETLVGTPYYMSPELCQGVKYNFKSDIWAVGCVIFELLTLKRTFDATNPLNLCVKIVQGIRAMEVDSSQYSLELIQMVHACLDQDPEQRPTADELLDRPLLRKRRREMEEKVTLLNAPTKRPRSSTVTEAPIAVVTSRTSEVYVWGGGKSTPQKLDVIKSGCSARQVCAGNTHFAVVTVEKELYTWVNMQGGTKLHGQLGHGDKASYRQPKHVEKLQGKAIHQVSCGDDFTVCVTDEGQLYAFGSDYYGCMGMDKIAGPELLEPMQLDFFLNNPVEQVSCGDNHVVVLTRNKEVYSWGCGEYGRLGLDSEEDYYTPQKVDVPKALIIVAVQCGCDGTFLLTQSGKVLACGLNEFNKLGLNQCMSGIINHEAYHEVPYTTSFTLAKQLSFYKIRTIAPGKTHTAAIDERGRLLTFGCNKCGQLGVGNYKKRLGINLLGGPLGGKQVIRVSCGDEFTIAATDDNHIFAWGNGGNGRLAMTPTERPHGSDICTSWPRPIFGSLHHVPDLSCRGWHTILIVEKVLNSKTIRSNSSGLSIGTVVQSSSPGGGSGGGRGEEEDSQQESETPDPSGGFRGTMEADRGMEGLVSPTEAVRIGSGASSSCPGWLRKELENAEFIPMPDSPSPLSAAFSESEKDTLPYEELQGLKPPRLNPAGTCAGKGTPLTPTCACSTLQVEVERLQGLVLKCLAEQQKLQQENLQIFTQLQKLNKKLEGGQQVGMHSKGTQTAKEEMEMDPKPDLDSDSWCLLGTDSCRPSL; encoded by the exons ATGTCGGTGCTGGGAGAGTACGAGCGACACTGCGATTCCCTCAACTCGGACTTTGGGAGCGAGTCCGTGGGTGGCGGGGACTCGGGCCCGGGGCCCAGCGCTGGTCCGGGGCCCCGAGCCGGCGGCGGCGCGGCGGAGCAGGAGGAGCTGCATTACATCCCCATCCGCATCCTGGGCCGCGGCGCCTTCGGGGAGGCCACGCTGTACCGCCGCACCGAG GATGACTCATTGGTCGTGTGGAAGGAAGTTGATTTGACCCGACTGTCTGAGAAGGAACGTCGTGATGCCTTGAATGAGATTGTTATTCTGGCGCTGCTGCAGCATGACAACATTATTGCCTACTACAATCACTTCATGGACAACACCACCCTGCTGATTGAGCTGGAATATTGTAATG GAGGGAACCTATATGACAAAATCCTTCGTCAGAAGGACAAGTTGTTTGAGGAAGAG ATGGTGGTATGGTACCTATTTCAGATTGTTTCAGCAGTGAGCTGTATCCATAAAGCTGGAATCCTTCATAG agatataaagacattaaatatttttctgaccAAAGCAAACCTGATAAAACTTGGAGATTATGGCCTAGCAAAGAAACTTAATTCTGAGTATTCCATGGCTGAGACA CTTGTGGGAACTCCATATTACATGTCTCCAGAGCTCTGCCAAGGAGTTAAATACAATTTCAAGTCTGATATCTGGGCAGTGGGCTGTGTCATTTTTGAACTGCTTACGCTAAAGAGAACGTTTGATGCTACA AACCCACTCAACTTGTGTGTGAAGATTGTACAAGGAATCCGGGCCATGGAAGTTGATTCTAGCCAGTACTCTTTGGAACTGATCCAAATGGTCCATGCATGCCTTGACCAG GATCCTGAGCAGAGACCCACTGCAGATGAACTTCTGGATCGCCCCCTTCTCAGGAAACGCAGAAG AGAGATGGAGGAAAAAGTCACACTGCTTAATGCACCTACAAAGAGACCAAG GTCAAGCACTGTGACTGAAGCACCCATTGCTGTGGTAACATCCCGAACCAGTGAAGTCTATGTTTGGGGTGGTGGGAAATCCACTCCCCAGAAACTGGATGTCATCAAGAGTGGCTGTAGTGCCCGGCAGGTGTGTGCAGGGAATACCCACTTTGCTGTGGTCACAGTGGAGAAGGAACTATACACCTGGGTG AACATGCAAGGGGGTACTAAACTCCATGGTCAGCTGGGCCATGGAGACAAAGCCTCCTACCGACAGCCAAAGCACGTGGAAAAGTTGCAAGGCAAAGCTATCCATCAGGTGTCATGTGGCGATGATTTCACTGTCTGTGTAACAG ATGAAGGTCAGCTCTATGCGTTTGGATCTGACTATTATGGCTGCATGGGCATGGACAAGATTGCTGGCCCTGAACTATTAGAACCCATGCAGCTGGACTTCTTCCTAAACAATCCAGTGGAGCAGGTCTCCTGTGGAGATAATCATGTGGTGGTTTTGACACGAAACAAAGAAGTCTACTCTTGGGGCTGTGGTGAATATG GAAGGCTGGGTTTGGATTCAGAAGAGGATTATTATACACCACAAAAG gtGGATGTTCCCAAGGCCTTGATTATTGTCGCAGTTCAATGTGGCTGTGATGGGACATTTCTGCTGACCCAGTCAGGCAAAGTGCTGGCCTGTGGACTCAATGAGTTCAACAAACTGGGTCTGAATCAGTGCATGTCTGGAATCATCAATCATGAA GCATACCACGAAGTCCCCTACACAACCTCCTTTACCTTGGCCAAACAGTTGTCCTTTTATAAGATCCGTACAATTGCCCCAGGCAAGACTCACACTGCTGCTATTGATG AGCGAGGCCGGCTGCTGACCTTTGGCTGCAACAAGTGTGGACAGCTGGGTGTTGGAAATTATAAGAAGCGTCTAGGAATCAACCTGTTGGGGGGCCCCCTAGGTGGAAAGCAGGTGATCAGAGTCTCCTGCGGTGATGAGTTTACCATTGCTGCCACTGATG ATAATCACATTTTTGCCTGGGGCAATGGTGGTAATGGTCGCCTGGCAATGACCCCCACAGAGAGACCACATGGCTCTGATATCTGCACTTCATGGCCTCGGCCTATCTTTGGATCTCTGCATCACGTCCCAGACTTATCTTGCCGAGGCTGGCACACCATTCTCATTGTTG AGAAAGTATTGAATTCTAAGACCATCCGTTCGAATAGCAGTGGTTTATCCATCGGAACTG TGGTTCAGAGCTCTAGCCCAGGAGGTGGCAGCGGTGGCGgtaggggagaagaggaggacagTCAGCAGGAATCTGAAACTCCTGATCCAAGTGGAGGCTTCCGAGGAACAATGGAAGCAGACCGAGGAATGGAAGGTTTAGTCAGTCCCACGGAGGCCGTGAGGATCGGTAGTGGGGCCAGCAGCTCCTGTCCTGGCTGGCTTCGAAAG GAGCTGGAAAATGCAGAATTCATCCCTATGCCTGACAGCCCATCCCCCCTAAGTGCAGCTTTTTCAGAATCTGAGAAAGATACTCTGCCCTACGAAGAGCTACAAGGACTCAAG CCACCTCGGCTGAACCCTGCAGGAACATGCGCTGGGAAGGGAACACCCTTGACTCCTACCTGTGCATGCAGCACTCTGCAGGTGGAGGTTGAGCGACTGCAGGGTCTGGTGTTGAAGTGTCTGGCTGAACAACAGAAGTTACAGCAAGAAAACCTTCAGATTTTTACCCAGCTACAGAAGCTGAACAAGAAATTAGAAGGAGGGCAGCAG GTGGGGATGCATTCCAAAGGAACTCAGACAGCAAAGGAAGAGATGGAAATGGATCCAAAGCCTGATTTAGATTCAGATTCCTGGTGCCTCCTGGGAACAGACTCCTGTAGACCCAGCCTCTAG
- the NEK9 gene encoding serine/threonine-protein kinase Nek9 isoform X1: protein MSVLGEYERHCDSLNSDFGSESVGGGDSGPGPSAGPGPRAGGGAAEQEELHYIPIRILGRGAFGEATLYRRTEDDSLVVWKEVDLTRLSEKERRDALNEIVILALLQHDNIIAYYNHFMDNTTLLIELEYCNGGNLYDKILRQKDKLFEEEMVVWYLFQIVSAVSCIHKAGILHRDIKTLNIFLTKANLIKLGDYGLAKKLNSEYSMAETLVGTPYYMSPELCQGVKYNFKSDIWAVGCVIFELLTLKRTFDATNPLNLCVKIVQGIRAMEVDSSQYSLELIQMVHACLDQDPEQRPTADELLDRPLLRKRRREMEEKVTLLNAPTKRPRSSTVTEAPIAVVTSRTSEVYVWGGGKSTPQKLDVIKSGCSARQVCAGNTHFAVVTVEKELYTWVNMQGGTKLHGQLGHGDKASYRQPKHVEKLQGKAIHQVSCGDDFTVCVTDEGQLYAFGSDYYGCMGMDKIAGPELLEPMQLDFFLNNPVEQVSCGDNHVVVLTRNKEVYSWGCGEYGRLGLDSEEDYYTPQKVDVPKALIIVAVQCGCDGTFLLTQSGKVLACGLNEFNKLGLNQCMSGIINHEAYHEVPYTTSFTLAKQLSFYKIRTIAPGKTHTAAIDERGRLLTFGCNKCGQLGVGNYKKRLGINLLGGPLGGKQVIRVSCGDEFTIAATDDNHIFAWGNGGNGRLAMTPTERPHGSDICTSWPRPIFGSLHHVPDLSCRGWHTILIVEKVLNSKTIRSNSSGLSIGTVVQSSSPGGGSGGGRGEEEDSQQESETPDPSGGFRGTMEADRGMEGLVSPTEAVRIGSGASSSCPGWLRKELENAEFIPMPDSPSPLSAAFSESEKDTLPYEELQGLKVGSEAPLEHKPPAGAWPPRLNPAGTCAGKGTPLTPTCACSTLQVEVERLQGLVLKCLAEQQKLQQENLQIFTQLQKLNKKLEGGQQVGMHSKGTQTAKEEMEMDPKPDLDSDSWCLLGTDSCRPSL from the exons ATGTCGGTGCTGGGAGAGTACGAGCGACACTGCGATTCCCTCAACTCGGACTTTGGGAGCGAGTCCGTGGGTGGCGGGGACTCGGGCCCGGGGCCCAGCGCTGGTCCGGGGCCCCGAGCCGGCGGCGGCGCGGCGGAGCAGGAGGAGCTGCATTACATCCCCATCCGCATCCTGGGCCGCGGCGCCTTCGGGGAGGCCACGCTGTACCGCCGCACCGAG GATGACTCATTGGTCGTGTGGAAGGAAGTTGATTTGACCCGACTGTCTGAGAAGGAACGTCGTGATGCCTTGAATGAGATTGTTATTCTGGCGCTGCTGCAGCATGACAACATTATTGCCTACTACAATCACTTCATGGACAACACCACCCTGCTGATTGAGCTGGAATATTGTAATG GAGGGAACCTATATGACAAAATCCTTCGTCAGAAGGACAAGTTGTTTGAGGAAGAG ATGGTGGTATGGTACCTATTTCAGATTGTTTCAGCAGTGAGCTGTATCCATAAAGCTGGAATCCTTCATAG agatataaagacattaaatatttttctgaccAAAGCAAACCTGATAAAACTTGGAGATTATGGCCTAGCAAAGAAACTTAATTCTGAGTATTCCATGGCTGAGACA CTTGTGGGAACTCCATATTACATGTCTCCAGAGCTCTGCCAAGGAGTTAAATACAATTTCAAGTCTGATATCTGGGCAGTGGGCTGTGTCATTTTTGAACTGCTTACGCTAAAGAGAACGTTTGATGCTACA AACCCACTCAACTTGTGTGTGAAGATTGTACAAGGAATCCGGGCCATGGAAGTTGATTCTAGCCAGTACTCTTTGGAACTGATCCAAATGGTCCATGCATGCCTTGACCAG GATCCTGAGCAGAGACCCACTGCAGATGAACTTCTGGATCGCCCCCTTCTCAGGAAACGCAGAAG AGAGATGGAGGAAAAAGTCACACTGCTTAATGCACCTACAAAGAGACCAAG GTCAAGCACTGTGACTGAAGCACCCATTGCTGTGGTAACATCCCGAACCAGTGAAGTCTATGTTTGGGGTGGTGGGAAATCCACTCCCCAGAAACTGGATGTCATCAAGAGTGGCTGTAGTGCCCGGCAGGTGTGTGCAGGGAATACCCACTTTGCTGTGGTCACAGTGGAGAAGGAACTATACACCTGGGTG AACATGCAAGGGGGTACTAAACTCCATGGTCAGCTGGGCCATGGAGACAAAGCCTCCTACCGACAGCCAAAGCACGTGGAAAAGTTGCAAGGCAAAGCTATCCATCAGGTGTCATGTGGCGATGATTTCACTGTCTGTGTAACAG ATGAAGGTCAGCTCTATGCGTTTGGATCTGACTATTATGGCTGCATGGGCATGGACAAGATTGCTGGCCCTGAACTATTAGAACCCATGCAGCTGGACTTCTTCCTAAACAATCCAGTGGAGCAGGTCTCCTGTGGAGATAATCATGTGGTGGTTTTGACACGAAACAAAGAAGTCTACTCTTGGGGCTGTGGTGAATATG GAAGGCTGGGTTTGGATTCAGAAGAGGATTATTATACACCACAAAAG gtGGATGTTCCCAAGGCCTTGATTATTGTCGCAGTTCAATGTGGCTGTGATGGGACATTTCTGCTGACCCAGTCAGGCAAAGTGCTGGCCTGTGGACTCAATGAGTTCAACAAACTGGGTCTGAATCAGTGCATGTCTGGAATCATCAATCATGAA GCATACCACGAAGTCCCCTACACAACCTCCTTTACCTTGGCCAAACAGTTGTCCTTTTATAAGATCCGTACAATTGCCCCAGGCAAGACTCACACTGCTGCTATTGATG AGCGAGGCCGGCTGCTGACCTTTGGCTGCAACAAGTGTGGACAGCTGGGTGTTGGAAATTATAAGAAGCGTCTAGGAATCAACCTGTTGGGGGGCCCCCTAGGTGGAAAGCAGGTGATCAGAGTCTCCTGCGGTGATGAGTTTACCATTGCTGCCACTGATG ATAATCACATTTTTGCCTGGGGCAATGGTGGTAATGGTCGCCTGGCAATGACCCCCACAGAGAGACCACATGGCTCTGATATCTGCACTTCATGGCCTCGGCCTATCTTTGGATCTCTGCATCACGTCCCAGACTTATCTTGCCGAGGCTGGCACACCATTCTCATTGTTG AGAAAGTATTGAATTCTAAGACCATCCGTTCGAATAGCAGTGGTTTATCCATCGGAACTG TGGTTCAGAGCTCTAGCCCAGGAGGTGGCAGCGGTGGCGgtaggggagaagaggaggacagTCAGCAGGAATCTGAAACTCCTGATCCAAGTGGAGGCTTCCGAGGAACAATGGAAGCAGACCGAGGAATGGAAGGTTTAGTCAGTCCCACGGAGGCCGTGAGGATCGGTAGTGGGGCCAGCAGCTCCTGTCCTGGCTGGCTTCGAAAG GAGCTGGAAAATGCAGAATTCATCCCTATGCCTGACAGCCCATCCCCCCTAAGTGCAGCTTTTTCAGAATCTGAGAAAGATACTCTGCCCTACGAAGAGCTACAAGGACTCAAGGTGGGCTCTGAAGCTCCTTTGGAACACAAGCCCCCAGCAGGAGCCTGG CCACCTCGGCTGAACCCTGCAGGAACATGCGCTGGGAAGGGAACACCCTTGACTCCTACCTGTGCATGCAGCACTCTGCAGGTGGAGGTTGAGCGACTGCAGGGTCTGGTGTTGAAGTGTCTGGCTGAACAACAGAAGTTACAGCAAGAAAACCTTCAGATTTTTACCCAGCTACAGAAGCTGAACAAGAAATTAGAAGGAGGGCAGCAG GTGGGGATGCATTCCAAAGGAACTCAGACAGCAAAGGAAGAGATGGAAATGGATCCAAAGCCTGATTTAGATTCAGATTCCTGGTGCCTCCTGGGAACAGACTCCTGTAGACCCAGCCTCTAG